ATACTTAAATGCCTTTCCCGAATTCATAAGTGGTGTTATATCCCTAAATATTATTCCTTCTTTTGGGTAATCTTTTACAGTTGCAACATATTTTTTTAAATCCATTTTTTCTCTCCATTCAATTATTAAGTTTAAAATTTCTATTTTTTACTTTTTATTTTTTAATATCCTTAGCCTAGCTTGACTATGCTTATATAGTAAACTGTTCTTATCCAAAATTTGCTCTGAATATTTTGAAAAATCTTTTATATTATTTTCATTATAAAAAATATTTAATAAATTTTCTAAAGTATTCTCATCATAAGGTTTTAATTCTAAAGCTTTTAAATAATATTCTTTTGATTTCTGAATATCTCCGAAATCTGCATATAAAAATGCCAATTCCTTTATAATTTCTATATTTTTTTTATCTAAATTATAAGCTTTATGATAATTTTCCAAAGCCTTTACTTTTTCATTTTTTTGATATTCATTTAGGCCTTTTATAAAATAATAATTTGCTTCCTTCTTACTATTTGAGCAAGCTATAAAAATAAACAATAATAAAAAATACACATTTTTCATAATCATTCGCCTTCTTTTTTTTCTGATTGAAGCCTTTTTATGCTTTCTTCTGTCACATAGCCACCAGAGATTATTAACTTAAAAGCTGTTTCAGTATCCATACTTAAAATCTTTACATCTCTGCTAGGAACACACACCAACATTCCAGATGTTGGATTAGGTGATGTGGGAATAAAAACATTTACAACATTCTCCTCTCCAAATACCTTCTCCATAGTTTCATTTCTTTCTGAAGTCATAAATCCTACTACATACATTCCTTTTCTAGGGTATTCAACCGCAACAACTCTTTTATATGCCACCTCTCCCTCTGTACTGTAAAGCATTCCTATTATTTGCCTTGCAGTAGTGTATACAGATTTTATAAGTGGAATTCTTTCAATAAAATCTAATCCTTTTTTCATTATTTTTGAAAAAAATACAATTTTTGTTGTATAACCTAATAAAGTAATAAAAAAAATTATTAAAATTATTGATATTAAATAAGTAAGTATTTGAAATTGAATTTCATGAGCATGACCGTGAAAGCTTATTTCTAAAATCCATCTTATTATTCTTGTCAATATTGTTCCACTGATTAGCTTAATTACCATCTTCAAAAACCAGTTAAATATATAGAAGGTTATCAGCAAAGGTAAAACTACTACCAAGCCTGTATAAAAATGTTTTTTCATCTTATTCACCTTCTTCTTTTTCTAATTTCTTTATAAGTACTTTAGAAACTCTCATTTTTTCAACTTCTAATACTCGTAAATACAAGTTCTCTATAGTTATCTCATCACCAACATCGCATATTCTTCCTAATTCTTTTATCATTAAACCACCCAAACTCTCATAGTCTTCTGATATTGGTAAATCTATATCTAGTTCTTTATCTAAGGTTTCTATATCTATCATTGCATCTACTTCATATTCATTCTCAGCTATTTTTTTAAAGAAATCCTCTTCTTCTTCATCATACTCATCCCTTATTTCACCAACTATTTCTTCAATTAAATCCTCTATTGTAACAAGCCCTACAATACCTCCATACTCATCTAATACCATAGCAATATGAACTTTTAGACTTCTAAACTCTTTTAAAATCTCAATAATTGATTTAGTTTCAGGTACATAATAAGTATTTCTCACAATCTCACTTATAGGAACATCCAAATTCCCATTTTTTATATAGGTCATCAAATCTTTTACATACATTATTCCTATAATGTCGTCAATTGTTCCATTATAAACAGGTATTCTTGAAAATCCATTTTCAACTATTTCATCCCATACTTCATCTATAGTTTTACTTCCTTCAAAGGCAAGCATTGAAGTTCTCGGTGTCATTACCTCTTTAGCTGTTGTTTCACCTAAAGTAACAATAGAATGTATCATCTCTTTTTCATCCTCTTCTATTATCCCCTCTGCATTCCCAACATTTACAAATGAAATTATATCTTCCTCTGTTATCATTATCTGTGAGCTTGTCAAATTTATTCCTAGTATTCTTCCAATAAGCTTTGAAATTAGCATAAGAAGAGCTATTATAGGTTTCAAAATAAATGACATTACATAAATTATAAAAACCACAACCTCTGCTATTCTTGTGCTATTATTTCTCGCAATAAGCTTTGGAGTAATTTCTCCAAATATCAGAATCAGAATTGTCATTATTCCTGTTGCTAAAAGTACTGAGGAACTATTTTTCCCAAAGTAGTTCACTATTACTACTGTCGCTATTGAAGAAGCTAAAATATTTACTATATTATTCCCAATAAGTATCCCTGTAAGCATTTCATTAGGATCTTTTAGCCATTTCTTTAATAACTCATAAGTTTTTTTCTTTCTTTCTTCATCAAGTTTTTCTAAATTATTTGTTCTGTAAGCTGCTAAGGCAGTTTCTGATGCTGAAAAAAATCCAGATAATAGAATTAAAATTACCAATATTAACACATTCAAATACGTGTCCAATTAGCCATACACCTTCCTTATTATTTTAAAAATATTTGTTAGCTTTTTTATTAATTACTTCCAGTCATCCTTATGTCTTTAACACCTTTTACTTTTCGCATTTTATCTAACATAAATTCAACTTTTTTTAACATATCATCTGTTGTTTTTATAACTATAGTAGTTTTTGCCTCACCATCTATTGGCATATTTTGAACAACTGTTAATATATTTATGTTTTCATTAGCAATAACATCTAAGATATCTGATAACATAGCTGTTCTATCAGTCACTGTCAAATGCATACTATAAATTTTATCCCCTCCACTTTCAAAAAATGGCTTTATAAAATCTTTATATTTATAATATGTGCTTCTACTTATCCCTATTCTTTTTATTGCCTCATATTTGGATATTTTCATTTTATGTATTAGTTCATTTACTCTAATAACATTTTGAACTGATTTAGGTAGAATTTTTTTGTCCACAATATAAAATTCTCTTTTTTCCTCTTTTTTCATTCTTCCTCCAAAATACTCCTATTCTTCTTAAATGCTTTTAAGATATTAGAAAATAACATAGCTACAGTCAGTGTGCCAATACCTCCAGGAACTGGAGTTATATGAGATACTTTATCTTTTACATTTTCAAAATCTATATCTCCAACAATTTTATTACCAATTTTATTTATTCCCACATCTATAACTACTGCTCCTTCTTTCACCATATCAGCCTTTATAAATTCTGGCTTTCCTACAGCACTTATTAGGATATCTGCATTCCTTGTCTTTTCTTGCAAATTTTTTGTATAACTATTACAAATAGTCACAGTTCCGTGTGCATTTAAGACGAGAGCAGCTACAGGCTTTCCTACTATGTTACTTCTCCCTACTACAACTACATCTTTTCCAGTTAAATCTATCTTATACCTCTTTAACATTTCCATTATCCCGGCAGGAGTTGATGGAGCTATAAAGTTACTATCATTTTGAAATAATAGTCCCAAATTTTCCGCCTTAAATCCATCTACATCTTTTTCTAATTTAATATTATTTAAAATTTTTGTAACATTCATATGTTTTGGTAAAGGTAAATTTAACATTATTCCATCTGTTGTAGGACTATTATTTAAATCCTCTATCAAATCTAATAATAACTGTTCTGTTATATTATTTTCAAAGAAAAAAACTCTAGCTTCTATACCTAAAGTCTTACATAAATTTATTTGTGAATTTATATAAACCTCTGAAGCCGGATCTTTACCCACCATTATTAAGGCAACCTCTGGAAATATTTTATATTGCTCCCTTATTCTATCTATTTCAGCCTTTATTTCCTCTTTTATTTCTTTTGCTATTTTTTTCCCATCCATTAGCATAAAATATCACCTTTTTTTAAAAAGTTTCCATTTATTAGCTCTGCTCCACTTAACTGTTTCTTACTTTCTGGCTTAGCGGACTCTATTATAATACTGGAATCAACTGTTTTAACAACTATTCCTCTTCCTTTTAGAAAATCCACAATTTCTCCACATTTAGCTTCTGGATATGTCTTTTCAGAAATTTTAACTGAATATATTTTTAAAATTTTATTG
This Fusobacterium russii ATCC 25533 DNA region includes the following protein-coding sequences:
- a CDS encoding tetratricopeptide repeat protein, whose amino-acid sequence is MKNVYFLLLFIFIACSNSKKEANYYFIKGLNEYQKNEKVKALENYHKAYNLDKKNIEIIKELAFLYADFGDIQKSKEYYLKALELKPYDENTLENLLNIFYNENNIKDFSKYSEQILDKNSLLYKHSQARLRILKNKK
- a CDS encoding DUF502 domain-containing protein; the protein is MKKHFYTGLVVVLPLLITFYIFNWFLKMVIKLISGTILTRIIRWILEISFHGHAHEIQFQILTYLISIILIIFFITLLGYTTKIVFFSKIMKKGLDFIERIPLIKSVYTTARQIIGMLYSTEGEVAYKRVVAVEYPRKGMYVVGFMTSERNETMEKVFGEENVVNVFIPTSPNPTSGMLVCVPSRDVKILSMDTETAFKLIISGGYVTEESIKRLQSEKKEGE
- a CDS encoding hemolysin family protein, encoding MDTYLNVLILVILILLSGFFSASETALAAYRTNNLEKLDEERKKKTYELLKKWLKDPNEMLTGILIGNNIVNILASSIATVVIVNYFGKNSSSVLLATGIMTILILIFGEITPKLIARNNSTRIAEVVVFIIYVMSFILKPIIALLMLISKLIGRILGINLTSSQIMITEEDIISFVNVGNAEGIIEEDEKEMIHSIVTLGETTAKEVMTPRTSMLAFEGSKTIDEVWDEIVENGFSRIPVYNGTIDDIIGIMYVKDLMTYIKNGNLDVPISEIVRNTYYVPETKSIIEILKEFRSLKVHIAMVLDEYGGIVGLVTIEDLIEEIVGEIRDEYDEEEEDFFKKIAENEYEVDAMIDIETLDKELDIDLPISEDYESLGGLMIKELGRICDVGDEITIENLYLRVLEVEKMRVSKVLIKKLEKEEGE
- a CDS encoding ACT domain-containing protein → MKKEEKREFYIVDKKILPKSVQNVIRVNELIHKMKISKYEAIKRIGISRSTYYKYKDFIKPFFESGGDKIYSMHLTVTDRTAMLSDILDVIANENINILTVVQNMPIDGEAKTTIVIKTTDDMLKKVEFMLDKMRKVKGVKDIRMTGSN
- a CDS encoding bifunctional 5,10-methylenetetrahydrofolate dehydrogenase/5,10-methenyltetrahydrofolate cyclohydrolase yields the protein MLMDGKKIAKEIKEEIKAEIDRIREQYKIFPEVALIMVGKDPASEVYINSQINLCKTLGIEARVFFFENNITEQLLLDLIEDLNNSPTTDGIMLNLPLPKHMNVTKILNNIKLEKDVDGFKAENLGLLFQNDSNFIAPSTPAGIMEMLKRYKIDLTGKDVVVVGRSNIVGKPVAALVLNAHGTVTICNSYTKNLQEKTRNADILISAVGKPEFIKADMVKEGAVVIDVGINKIGNKIVGDIDFENVKDKVSHITPVPGGIGTLTVAMLFSNILKAFKKNRSILEEE